The Streptomyces pactum genome contains a region encoding:
- a CDS encoding helix-turn-helix domain-containing protein: MANGSRQAAWEFFGTELKRRREDAGITQVELGARVFVSGGYIGQFEQAIRKPQLDVAQRIDETLQADGIFERLCRKLIDDPRYADYFAGVVELERLASTVYDFEPTVVPGLLQAPTYARALTLATHPFATDEFVEDRVAARVERSGILKDATRPEYWAVVHETVLHVPVGGPGATAETLDHMAALAAERRVLLQVFPFSAGAPANSGSLRLMEFEDAPPTAYTETSFSGSLLDDPAVVKRARRAYDLIRGAALSPEASLALVRSAAEDFRRCTSTT, translated from the coding sequence ATGGCCAATGGTTCGCGGCAGGCGGCGTGGGAGTTCTTCGGAACGGAACTCAAACGCCGGCGGGAGGACGCGGGAATCACCCAAGTGGAGCTTGGGGCGCGCGTTTTCGTGTCCGGGGGTTACATCGGGCAGTTCGAACAGGCAATTCGGAAACCGCAGTTGGATGTCGCTCAGCGGATTGACGAGACGCTACAAGCCGACGGTATTTTCGAGCGGCTGTGCCGGAAGCTGATTGATGATCCCAGGTATGCGGATTACTTCGCGGGGGTCGTCGAACTGGAGCGGCTCGCTTCGACGGTCTACGACTTCGAACCGACCGTGGTGCCCGGGCTCCTGCAAGCGCCGACCTATGCGAGAGCGCTCACACTGGCAACGCATCCGTTCGCGACGGACGAGTTCGTCGAGGACAGAGTCGCCGCTCGGGTGGAACGATCAGGGATCCTCAAGGACGCTACACGGCCCGAGTATTGGGCGGTGGTACATGAAACGGTGCTCCACGTACCGGTCGGTGGGCCCGGAGCAACGGCGGAGACACTGGATCACATGGCTGCGCTGGCCGCCGAGCGCAGGGTGCTGCTTCAGGTGTTCCCCTTCTCGGCCGGCGCCCCCGCCAACAGCGGGTCCCTCAGACTCATGGAGTTCGAGGACGCGCCGCCAACCGCCTATACAGAAACGTCGTTTTCGGGGAGCTTGCTGGACGATCCAGCGGTGGTGAAGCGTGCACGCCGAGCCTACGATCTGATCAGGGGCGCCGCACTGTCGCCGGAGGCGTCCCTCGCCCTGGTCCGATCGGCGGCTGAGGACTTCAGACGATGCACGAGTACGACCTGA
- a CDS encoding NAD(P)-dependent alcohol dehydrogenase — translation MTEMMRAALYDRFGGPEVLYVGEVPKPVPGPGEVLVKVGAMSINGGELYARAGRLRLLTGRKFPLRTGLDFAGEIAGFGSPAAGLAPGDQVWGVMARSSGFGSAAQYVVVRPEQISRSPKGLDPVDAVALPVGTTAITALRDKARLRPGERLLVRGAAGGVGNVAVQLGKVMGARVTGLARADNLALVRELGADEALDYRSTTPTDLGHYDVVLDTVGKDLPAYRRLLAPGGRMVAIAFDADRIAASLGYLLASAVHGRSRARFFSGNPKTELFTELTSYVEQGMLRPVVDTVFPLADIAAAHRALEAGGVRGKHVVRID, via the coding sequence ATGACCGAGATGATGCGAGCCGCACTGTACGACCGCTTCGGCGGCCCCGAGGTGCTGTACGTGGGCGAGGTGCCCAAGCCCGTGCCCGGGCCCGGCGAAGTGCTGGTGAAGGTCGGCGCGATGAGCATCAACGGCGGTGAGCTGTATGCCCGCGCTGGTCGGCTCAGGCTGCTCACCGGCAGGAAGTTCCCGCTGCGCACCGGCCTGGACTTCGCTGGAGAGATAGCCGGGTTCGGCTCTCCCGCCGCCGGACTCGCCCCTGGGGATCAAGTCTGGGGCGTCATGGCGCGCTCCTCCGGCTTCGGCAGTGCGGCACAGTACGTCGTCGTCCGACCGGAGCAGATCTCCCGGAGCCCCAAGGGGCTTGACCCCGTCGACGCTGTCGCGCTGCCCGTGGGCACCACAGCCATCACCGCCCTGCGGGACAAGGCGCGACTGCGTCCCGGCGAGCGTCTCCTGGTGCGCGGTGCGGCCGGAGGTGTGGGCAATGTGGCAGTTCAGTTGGGAAAGGTGATGGGAGCTCGTGTCACGGGGCTTGCCCGCGCGGACAACCTGGCCCTGGTCCGCGAGCTGGGCGCCGACGAGGCGCTCGACTACCGATCTACCACGCCGACCGACCTCGGCCACTACGACGTTGTCCTGGACACCGTGGGCAAGGATCTACCCGCCTACCGCAGGCTCCTCGCCCCGGGTGGACGTATGGTGGCCATCGCCTTCGACGCCGACCGGATCGCCGCCTCTCTCGGCTATCTCCTGGCCAGCGCCGTGCACGGCCGCAGCCGGGCGCGTTTCTTCAGCGGCAACCCGAAGACCGAGCTCTTCACCGAACTGACGTCATACGTCGAGCAGGGCATGCTTCGTCCGGTCGTAGACACGGTCTTCCCTCTGGCGGACATCGCGGCCGCCCATCGTGCGCTGGAGGCGGGCGGCGTGCGCGGCAAGCATGTCGTGCGCATCGACTAG
- a CDS encoding IS4 family transposase, whose translation MARVGQVRAPADERLSDRIAIGVLTQAFPPHLVDEVIAESGRTEQRSRLLPARVVVYFVLAMCLFFGQGYEEVARLLGEGLGDGRRSWRVPTTAAIGRARRRLGTEPLRALFARVCRPVAVPETAGAWYRHWRLVAVDGTTLDVADTAANEEFFGRHASTRGAAAFPQARLVALAECGTHAVFGAVIGPQSASEQKLSRQLFPQLQEGMLLLADRGFYGFELWQAARDSGADLLWRVRKSAVLPVTQVLGDGSYLSTVHAEKDRRSRRNPVVVRVIEYTLARTGDATVYRLLTSLLDPEEAPARELAALYAQRWEIETTLDEIKTHQRGPKLILRSKYPWGVEQEIYGFLLVHHAVRQLMHQSALREGLDPDRLSFTRSLRIVRRQVPAQAAFSPRPTRPGTGPHPG comes from the coding sequence GTGGCGAGGGTGGGGCAGGTCAGGGCGCCTGCGGATGAGCGGTTGTCGGACCGGATCGCGATCGGGGTGCTGACGCAGGCGTTTCCGCCTCATCTGGTCGATGAGGTGATCGCCGAGAGCGGCCGGACCGAGCAGCGCAGCCGTCTGCTGCCGGCGCGGGTGGTGGTCTACTTCGTTCTCGCGATGTGCCTGTTCTTCGGGCAGGGATACGAGGAGGTCGCCCGGCTGCTGGGCGAGGGGCTCGGTGATGGGCGGCGGTCGTGGCGGGTGCCGACGACCGCCGCGATCGGGCGGGCACGCCGGCGTCTGGGCACAGAACCGTTGAGGGCATTGTTCGCCCGGGTCTGCCGGCCGGTGGCCGTGCCCGAGACGGCGGGTGCCTGGTACCGGCACTGGCGTCTGGTCGCGGTGGACGGCACGACCTTGGACGTGGCGGACACGGCGGCCAACGAGGAGTTCTTCGGCCGCCATGCCTCGACGCGCGGAGCAGCCGCGTTCCCGCAGGCACGGCTGGTCGCGCTGGCGGAATGCGGCACCCACGCGGTGTTCGGGGCCGTCATCGGTCCGCAGTCGGCGAGCGAGCAGAAACTCTCCCGGCAGCTGTTCCCCCAGCTTCAGGAAGGGATGCTCCTGCTCGCCGACCGGGGCTTTTACGGATTCGAGTTGTGGCAGGCCGCCCGGGACAGCGGCGCGGACCTGCTGTGGCGCGTGCGCAAGAGCGCGGTCCTGCCTGTCACCCAGGTCCTCGGCGATGGCTCCTACCTCAGCACGGTCCATGCCGAAAAGGACCGCAGGAGCCGCCGCAACCCGGTGGTGGTCCGGGTGATCGAGTACACCCTCGCCCGCACCGGCGACGCCACCGTCTACCGCCTGCTGACCAGCCTGCTCGATCCAGAGGAAGCACCCGCGCGGGAGCTGGCCGCGCTCTACGCCCAGCGGTGGGAGATCGAGACCACGCTGGACGAGATCAAGACTCACCAACGCGGCCCGAAGCTCATCCTGCGCTCGAAATACCCGTGGGGTGTGGAGCAGGAGATCTACGGCTTCCTCTTGGTGCACCACGCCGTCCGGCAGTTGATGCACCAAAGCGCCCTGCGCGAGGGTCTGGACCCTGACCGCCTGTCCTTCACCCGGTCCCTGCGGATCGTGCGCCGCCAGGTCCCGGCCCAGGCGGCGTTTTCCCCCCGGCCGACTCGCCCGGGCACTGGCCCGCACCCTGGCTGA
- the recO gene encoding DNA repair protein RecO: protein MSLFRDDGIVLRTQKLGEADRIITLLTRGHGRVRAVARGVRRTKSKFGARLEPFSHVDVQFFSKGSELVGRGLPLCTQSETIAPYGGGIVTDYARYTAGTAMLETAERFTDHEGEPAVQQYLLLVGALRTLARGEHAPNLVLDAFLLRSLAVNGYAPTFGDCAKCGMPGPNRFFSVGSGGSVCADCRVPGSVVPSPQALELLGALLTGDWETADACEPRYVREGGGLVSAYLHWHLERGLRSLRYVEKS, encoded by the coding sequence ATGAGTCTGTTCCGCGACGACGGCATCGTGCTGCGCACCCAGAAGCTGGGTGAGGCGGACCGGATCATCACCTTGCTCACGCGCGGTCACGGACGCGTACGCGCCGTGGCGCGCGGGGTGCGGCGGACGAAGTCGAAGTTCGGGGCGCGGCTGGAGCCGTTCTCACACGTGGACGTGCAGTTCTTCTCCAAGGGGAGCGAGCTGGTCGGGCGCGGGCTGCCGCTGTGCACGCAGAGCGAGACCATCGCGCCCTACGGTGGCGGGATCGTGACGGACTACGCGCGGTACACCGCCGGGACGGCCATGCTGGAGACGGCCGAGCGGTTCACCGACCACGAGGGCGAGCCGGCGGTGCAGCAGTACCTGCTGCTGGTGGGCGCGCTGCGGACCCTCGCCCGGGGCGAGCACGCGCCGAACCTCGTGCTGGACGCGTTCCTGCTGCGCTCCCTCGCCGTGAACGGGTACGCCCCGACCTTCGGGGACTGCGCGAAGTGCGGGATGCCCGGCCCGAACCGGTTCTTCTCGGTCGGCTCGGGCGGCTCCGTCTGCGCCGACTGCCGGGTGCCCGGCAGCGTCGTACCCTCGCCACAGGCCCTGGAACTGCTCGGGGCGCTGCTCACGGGAGACTGGGAGACCGCGGACGCGTGCGAGCCGCGGTACGTACGGGAGGGCGGCGGGCTGGTGTCCGCGTACCTCCACTGGCATCTGGAGCGCGGCCTGCGCTCCTTGCGATACGTCGAGAAATCCTGA
- a CDS encoding MMPL family transporter, whose amino-acid sequence MGAARTSGGAGGGRRRAVPWLVLGLWIAVLAIASPFASRLSDVQRDRAVDYLPASADSTRVARIQDRLPGGEATETVVVYHRDAGLTAADKATAADQIAEIAGAHRLTDRPAGIPSKDGTTLVYPVASTEPGQDEEARNALVNAIRDVAEGGDGLSVEVGGAGALATDAAEVYNSLDGPLLYTTAAVVALLLILIYRSPFLWLVPLAVAGIADYLSMGVAYGLNQGLGTSVSGQSTGIMTILVFGVGTDYALLLISRYREELRRVERPHDAMAAALRGCGPAVLASSGTVAAGLLCLLAADLNSSRGMGPLGTVGVLCALAAMLTLLPALLVLLGRRVFWPLVPRHGSTPKTRGSLFTAMGGSAERRPRAVLAGGAVLLGALALGSFNLPGSLKQEDSFTTRPEAIAAMETLAAAYPERGTQPVTVIAPTDRADAALAEARGTRGVKSAERGRSGGGWTELTVLASAPPQSAAETATIDALRDTLDGSYVGGPSAQQIDLEDTNARDTVIVVPLVLLSVLLILIVLLRSLVAPLILVAAVVAVWGAALGIGGLVFGPLFGFEGTDPGLGLLSFVFLVALGVDYGIFLMHRMREESLHGAEPTRAALTALRTTGGVIASAGLVLAATFAVLTNMPMVQLVELGFVIAVGVLLDTFLVRTYLVTSASVALRRRVWWPGRLSRAPEEPAPAGEREPVGV is encoded by the coding sequence ATGGGGGCAGCAAGGACAAGTGGGGGAGCGGGCGGGGGACGGCGACGGGCCGTGCCCTGGCTGGTGCTCGGACTGTGGATCGCCGTACTGGCGATCGCCTCGCCGTTCGCGTCGCGACTGTCGGACGTGCAGCGCGACCGCGCCGTCGACTACCTGCCGGCGAGCGCCGACTCGACCCGGGTGGCCAGGATCCAGGACCGACTGCCGGGCGGCGAGGCCACCGAGACGGTCGTCGTCTACCACCGCGACGCCGGACTGACCGCCGCCGACAAGGCCACCGCCGCCGACCAGATCGCCGAGATCGCGGGCGCGCACCGGCTCACCGACCGGCCGGCCGGCATCCCGTCCAAGGACGGCACCACCCTCGTGTACCCGGTCGCCAGCACCGAACCCGGCCAGGACGAGGAGGCCCGCAACGCACTGGTCAACGCCATACGGGACGTCGCCGAGGGCGGCGACGGGCTGAGCGTCGAGGTCGGCGGCGCGGGCGCCCTCGCCACCGACGCGGCCGAGGTCTACAACTCCCTCGACGGCCCGCTGCTCTACACCACCGCAGCCGTCGTGGCCCTCCTGCTGATCCTCATCTACCGCAGCCCGTTCCTGTGGCTGGTCCCGCTCGCCGTCGCCGGAATCGCCGACTACCTCTCCATGGGCGTCGCCTACGGCCTCAACCAGGGGTTGGGCACCTCGGTCTCCGGCCAGAGCACCGGCATCATGACCATCCTCGTCTTCGGCGTCGGCACCGACTACGCGCTGCTGCTGATCTCCCGCTACCGCGAGGAACTGCGCCGCGTCGAACGGCCGCACGACGCCATGGCCGCCGCCCTGCGCGGCTGCGGCCCCGCCGTGCTCGCCTCCTCCGGCACCGTCGCCGCCGGACTGCTCTGCCTGCTCGCCGCCGACCTCAACTCCAGCCGGGGCATGGGACCGCTCGGCACCGTCGGCGTGCTGTGCGCGCTGGCCGCCATGCTGACCCTGCTGCCGGCACTCCTGGTCCTGCTCGGCCGCCGCGTCTTCTGGCCCCTCGTACCCCGTCACGGCAGCACGCCCAAGACCCGCGGGTCGCTGTTCACCGCGATGGGCGGCTCCGCCGAACGCCGGCCGCGTGCCGTACTCGCCGGCGGCGCCGTACTCCTCGGCGCACTCGCCCTCGGCTCGTTCAACCTGCCCGGCTCCCTCAAGCAGGAGGACTCCTTCACCACCAGGCCCGAGGCGATCGCCGCCATGGAGACCCTCGCCGCCGCCTACCCGGAGCGCGGCACCCAGCCCGTCACCGTCATCGCCCCCACCGACCGCGCCGACGCCGCCCTCGCCGAGGCCCGCGGGACCCGGGGCGTCAAGAGCGCCGAGCGGGGCCGCAGCGGCGGCGGCTGGACCGAACTGACGGTACTGGCCTCCGCACCGCCCCAGTCGGCGGCCGAGACCGCCACCATCGACGCCCTGCGCGACACCCTGGACGGCTCCTACGTCGGCGGCCCCAGCGCCCAGCAGATCGACCTGGAGGACACCAACGCCCGGGACACCGTCATCGTCGTCCCGCTCGTGCTGCTGTCGGTCCTGCTGATCCTGATCGTCCTCCTGCGGTCCCTGGTCGCGCCGCTGATCCTGGTCGCCGCCGTCGTCGCCGTGTGGGGCGCCGCCCTCGGCATCGGCGGACTCGTCTTCGGGCCCCTCTTCGGCTTCGAGGGCACCGACCCGGGCCTCGGCCTGCTGTCCTTCGTCTTCCTGGTCGCCCTCGGCGTCGACTACGGCATCTTCCTGATGCACCGCATGCGCGAGGAGTCCCTGCACGGCGCCGAACCCACGCGGGCCGCGCTCACCGCGCTGCGCACCACCGGCGGCGTCATCGCCTCCGCCGGGCTCGTCCTCGCGGCCACCTTCGCGGTGCTCACCAACATGCCGATGGTGCAACTCGTCGAACTGGGCTTCGTCATCGCGGTCGGCGTCCTCCTCGACACCTTCCTCGTCCGCACCTACCTGGTCACCAGCGCGAGCGTCGCCCTGCGCCGCCGGGTGTGGTGGCCGGGCCGGCTGTCCCGGGCGCCCGAGGAGCCGGCGCCGGCGGGGGAGCGGGAGCCCGTCGGTGTCTGA
- a CDS encoding sensor histidine kinase: MQPTTEAASRPPRAGERIMAAINRDPLAAPHRDRNDTLLAAALLTAAACIALLTDEGRRPDAVGWTLLVAGHAPLARRRQRPLLVLCLAAAPIAAFHALDHNHSAPVPATMVALYTIATTGTVRRTLVTGAVVIGLGLTMNALTNPEGMTELLRITGWVVAVLFCGIDVRYYRHYVASIVERAERAERTREEEARRRVAEERLRVARDLHDLLAHSITLIGVQTSVAAHVLTADPGRLDRAAVAKALDDIAETCRNARGELRTTLEVLREQDAPDARGPLPGLHGLADLAEAARLAGARVDLSVRADGVPPAVGAAAYRIVQEALTNAVRHAGPKPSVRVEVHAERGALRLAVTDDGTGPDPHGTPGFGLVGMRERARSVGGTLDAGPRDGGAGGFEVTAVLPTPAAPSAPAAPLTTVTPERDG, from the coding sequence GTGCAGCCAACCACCGAGGCAGCGTCCAGGCCGCCGCGCGCCGGCGAGCGGATCATGGCCGCCATCAACCGCGACCCGCTCGCCGCCCCGCACCGCGACCGGAACGACACCCTGCTCGCCGCGGCCCTCCTCACCGCGGCGGCCTGCATCGCGCTGCTCACCGACGAGGGCCGCCGCCCGGACGCGGTGGGCTGGACCCTGCTGGTCGCCGGTCACGCGCCGCTGGCACGGCGCAGGCAACGCCCCCTGCTGGTGCTCTGCCTGGCGGCAGCCCCGATCGCCGCCTTCCACGCCCTCGACCACAACCACTCGGCGCCCGTGCCCGCGACCATGGTGGCCCTCTACACGATCGCCACGACCGGCACCGTGCGCCGCACCCTGGTCACCGGCGCCGTCGTCATCGGCCTGGGGCTGACCATGAACGCCCTCACCAACCCCGAGGGCATGACCGAGCTGCTCCGGATCACCGGCTGGGTCGTCGCCGTCCTGTTCTGCGGCATCGACGTCCGCTACTACCGCCATTACGTCGCCTCCATCGTCGAGCGCGCCGAGCGCGCCGAACGCACGCGTGAGGAGGAGGCCCGGCGCCGCGTCGCCGAGGAGCGCCTGCGCGTCGCCCGGGACCTGCACGACCTGCTCGCCCACAGCATCACCCTCATCGGCGTGCAGACCTCCGTCGCCGCCCACGTCCTGACCGCCGACCCCGGGCGCCTGGACCGGGCCGCCGTCGCCAAGGCCCTCGACGACATCGCCGAGACCTGCCGGAACGCGCGCGGCGAACTGCGCACCACGCTGGAGGTCCTCCGGGAGCAGGACGCCCCCGACGCCCGCGGCCCGCTGCCCGGACTGCACGGCCTGGCCGACCTGGCCGAGGCCGCACGGCTCGCCGGAGCGCGGGTCGACCTGTCGGTACGCGCCGACGGCGTCCCGCCCGCGGTCGGCGCCGCCGCCTACCGCATCGTGCAGGAGGCGCTGACCAACGCCGTACGGCACGCGGGCCCAAAGCCGTCCGTCCGCGTCGAGGTCCACGCCGAGCGGGGCGCCCTGCGCCTGGCCGTGACCGACGACGGCACCGGGCCCGACCCCCACGGAACCCCCGGTTTCGGCCTGGTCGGCATGCGCGAACGCGCCCGCAGCGTGGGCGGCACACTCGACGCCGGGCCGCGGGACGGGGGCGCCGGCGGCTTCGAGGTGACGGCGGTCCTGCCGACGCCCGCGGCGCCTTCGGCACCCGCCGCGCCCCTGACCACCGTGACCCCGGAGAGAGACGGATGA
- a CDS encoding alpha/beta hydrolase, giving the protein MTQRTRTLRNAALLGVSTALLAATAPVTASAATGGPPGTEPLAWTACEGATVDPRQRCATLQVPMDYSDPGGPRIDIAVSRIPAEDPHARRGSLLLIAGGPGGSSLNDPSGKGRKLPRDVRDTHDLIGFAPRGLAPSTPVDCGLEHADLATSRLRPWPAPDGSVDANMVTARRVADACARNGGELIRHLSTANEARDIDRLRAALGERKISAWGVSYGTYVGAVYAQLFPHRTDRIVLDSLDDPDPARVNRAWLAGHEQGVEDTFPHFAAWASRPGNPDRLAHRAADVRPLFLRLAARLDREPIPWPGANPEELTGNVLRQTMLDSLAAPSRYPTLAKLMRAARQGTVPPAPQAPPETVLQNVTAVGAGTLCNDVAWPKSAAEYQEDVTESRAEYPLTAGMPRNAMLCAAWPYPPREAPVRITGRGPSNVLLVQNERDVNTPLSGALKMREALGRRAVMVTVDSTGHDAYLANGNACGDHVVSHFLATGQRPDADTYCD; this is encoded by the coding sequence ATGACGCAGCGCACGCGCACCCTCCGCAACGCCGCCCTCCTCGGCGTGTCCACCGCCCTCCTCGCCGCCACCGCGCCCGTGACCGCCTCCGCGGCCACGGGCGGCCCGCCCGGGACCGAGCCCCTCGCCTGGACCGCCTGCGAGGGCGCCACCGTCGACCCCCGACAGCGGTGCGCCACCCTCCAGGTCCCCATGGACTACTCCGACCCCGGCGGTCCACGGATCGACATCGCCGTCTCGCGCATCCCCGCCGAGGACCCGCACGCCCGGCGCGGGAGCCTTCTGCTCATCGCCGGCGGGCCCGGCGGCTCCAGCCTCAACGACCCGTCGGGAAAGGGGCGGAAGCTGCCAAGGGACGTCCGTGACACCCACGACCTCATCGGGTTCGCACCGCGCGGGCTCGCCCCTTCCACCCCCGTCGACTGCGGGCTGGAGCACGCGGACCTCGCCACCTCCAGGCTCCGCCCCTGGCCCGCCCCCGACGGTTCGGTGGACGCGAACATGGTCACCGCCCGGCGCGTGGCCGACGCCTGCGCACGCAACGGCGGAGAACTGATCCGGCACCTCAGCACCGCCAACGAGGCCCGCGACATCGACCGGCTCCGGGCCGCGCTCGGCGAGCGGAAGATCTCCGCGTGGGGAGTGTCGTACGGGACGTACGTCGGTGCCGTGTACGCGCAGCTCTTCCCGCACCGCACCGACCGGATCGTGCTGGACAGCCTCGACGACCCCGACCCCGCCCGGGTCAACCGCGCCTGGCTCGCCGGGCACGAGCAGGGGGTGGAGGACACCTTCCCGCACTTCGCCGCATGGGCGTCGCGGCCCGGCAACCCGGACCGCCTGGCGCACCGGGCCGCCGACGTACGGCCGCTGTTCCTGCGGCTGGCCGCCCGGCTCGACCGGGAACCGATCCCGTGGCCCGGGGCCAACCCCGAGGAGCTGACCGGCAACGTGCTGCGCCAGACCATGCTGGACAGCCTCGCCGCCCCCAGCCGCTACCCGACGCTCGCCAAGCTGATGCGGGCCGCGCGGCAGGGCACCGTCCCGCCCGCGCCCCAGGCGCCGCCCGAGACCGTGCTGCAGAACGTGACCGCCGTGGGAGCCGGGACGCTCTGCAACGACGTCGCCTGGCCGAAATCCGCCGCCGAGTACCAGGAGGACGTCACCGAGAGCCGCGCCGAGTACCCGCTGACCGCCGGCATGCCCCGCAACGCCATGCTCTGCGCCGCCTGGCCGTACCCGCCGCGCGAGGCGCCGGTGCGGATCACCGGCCGGGGGCCGTCCAACGTGCTGCTCGTCCAGAACGAGCGGGACGTCAACACCCCGCTCAGCGGCGCCCTGAAGATGCGGGAGGCCCTCGGCCGACGGGCGGTCATGGTCACCGTGGACTCCACCGGCCACGACGCCTACCTCGCCAACGGCAACGCCTGCGGCGACCACGTCGTCTCGCACTTCCTGGCGACCGGGCAGCGGCCGGACGCGGACACCTACTGCGACTAG
- a CDS encoding DUF397 domain-containing protein yields the protein MHEYDLSDAIWRKSTYSNGDGGNCIEVAAGVPGVVPVRDSKVGGGPVIVVGSAAWTEFVRTVGAARFLARVVPPRPE from the coding sequence ATGCACGAGTACGACCTGAGCGACGCCATCTGGCGCAAGAGCACCTACAGCAACGGCGACGGAGGCAACTGCATCGAGGTCGCCGCCGGAGTGCCCGGTGTCGTACCCGTCCGGGACAGCAAGGTGGGCGGCGGCCCGGTGATCGTCGTCGGGTCGGCTGCCTGGACGGAGTTCGTACGCACCGTGGGGGCCGCCCGCTTCCTTGCCAGGGTCGTGCCTCCGCGACCCGAGTAA
- a CDS encoding response regulator, which translates to MTIRVLLADDQNLVRAAFALLVASAPDMEVVGEAGTGRQAVELARAERADLVVMDIRMPDLDGIEATRLIAADEDLAGVRVLVLTTYDTDDNIVAALRAGASGFLVKDTKPAELLDAIRTVTAGDALLSPGPTARLIERFLRSPSAPVAGGGGPDCLSDRERQVLTLVARGLNNTEIADSLGLSPLTAKTHVSRIMGKLGARDRAQLVIVGYESGLVTPGVR; encoded by the coding sequence ATGACCATACGCGTGCTGCTCGCGGACGACCAGAACCTCGTCCGTGCCGCGTTCGCCCTGCTCGTCGCGTCGGCCCCGGACATGGAGGTCGTCGGCGAGGCGGGCACCGGCCGCCAGGCCGTGGAACTGGCCCGCGCCGAGCGCGCCGACCTCGTCGTCATGGACATCCGGATGCCCGACCTGGACGGCATCGAGGCGACCCGGCTCATCGCGGCCGACGAGGACCTCGCGGGCGTGAGGGTGCTGGTCCTCACCACCTACGACACCGACGACAACATCGTGGCGGCCCTCCGCGCGGGCGCCTCCGGTTTCCTGGTCAAGGACACGAAGCCCGCCGAACTCCTCGACGCCATCCGCACCGTGACGGCGGGCGACGCGCTCCTGTCGCCAGGCCCGACGGCACGGCTGATCGAGCGCTTCCTGCGCAGCCCCTCGGCGCCCGTGGCGGGCGGTGGCGGCCCCGACTGCCTGTCGGACCGCGAGCGCCAGGTGCTCACGCTCGTCGCGCGCGGCCTCAACAACACGGAGATCGCCGACTCCCTGGGACTGAGCCCACTCACCGCGAAGACCCACGTCAGCCGCATCATGGGCAAGCTGGGCGCACGTGACCGGGCCCAACTGGTCATCGTGGGCTACGAGTCGGGGCTGGTGACGCCGGGAGTCCGCTAG
- a CDS encoding TetR/AcrR family transcriptional regulator has product MREIEAKSTRLRADAERNRQRIVEAAREAVTRHGVEVPMAAIARKAGVGVATLYRRFPTRSELIREIFADQLDACTAALVEALDDPDPWHGFCHVIEKVCALQAAERGFTEAFLNAFPDAAADHSRRRLQGEHGFTALVRRAQSAGALRKDFHPSDLTVVLLANNALGATPDPAAASRRLVGYLLDSFRADGAHTPLPPPTGLALGHLLPAGNRARQGNSG; this is encoded by the coding sequence GTGAGAGAGATCGAAGCGAAATCCACTCGGTTGCGCGCAGACGCCGAGCGCAACCGGCAACGGATCGTAGAGGCCGCCCGCGAGGCCGTCACCCGGCACGGGGTTGAGGTACCGATGGCGGCCATCGCGCGGAAGGCCGGGGTGGGCGTCGCCACGCTCTACCGCCGCTTCCCGACCCGCTCCGAACTGATCAGGGAAATCTTCGCCGACCAGCTCGACGCGTGTACTGCGGCCCTCGTCGAAGCACTGGACGACCCGGATCCATGGCACGGTTTCTGTCACGTGATCGAGAAGGTGTGCGCTCTGCAGGCAGCCGAGCGCGGCTTCACGGAGGCGTTCCTCAACGCTTTCCCGGACGCGGCCGCGGACCATTCCCGGCGCCGGCTGCAGGGCGAGCACGGATTTACGGCCCTGGTCAGACGGGCGCAGAGCGCGGGAGCGCTGCGGAAGGACTTCCATCCCTCGGATCTGACGGTCGTACTGCTCGCGAACAATGCGCTCGGCGCCACACCCGACCCCGCAGCGGCCTCACGGCGCCTGGTTGGCTATCTGCTCGACTCCTTTCGCGCCGACGGCGCGCACACGCCGCTGCCGCCGCCGACCGGCCTCGCCCTAGGGCATCTGCTGCCTGCCGGGAACCGCGCCCGGCAGGGCAACAGCGGGTGA
- a CDS encoding cupin domain-containing protein: MSYPEPRYLGEKGEINAVFRGADTPPDIVAPNGTTTHYLASHASTGGEFGLYKVDMGPKAPGAKTHFHRSISESFYVLSGEVELYNGERWVTGRQGDFLYVPVGGLHAFKNDSDEPLSMLMLFSPGAPREEYFERVAEFAQRGGEELREFQVRHDSFFV, translated from the coding sequence ATGTCGTACCCGGAGCCGCGCTACCTCGGCGAGAAGGGCGAGATCAACGCCGTGTTCAGGGGCGCCGACACCCCGCCCGACATCGTGGCGCCCAACGGCACCACCACCCACTACCTCGCGAGCCACGCCTCCACCGGAGGGGAGTTCGGGCTGTACAAGGTCGACATGGGGCCCAAGGCGCCCGGCGCCAAGACTCATTTCCACCGGAGCATCTCGGAGTCCTTCTACGTCCTGTCGGGCGAGGTCGAGCTCTACAACGGCGAGCGCTGGGTCACCGGACGGCAGGGAGACTTCCTGTACGTGCCGGTCGGTGGGCTGCACGCCTTCAAGAACGACAGTGACGAGCCCCTGTCCATGCTGATGCTGTTCTCGCCGGGCGCCCCGCGCGAGGAGTACTTCGAGCGCGTCGCCGAGTTCGCGCAGCGGGGCGGCGAGGAGTTGCGGGAGTTCCAGGTCAGGCACGACAGTTTCTTCGTCTGA